One Actinomadura viridis genomic region harbors:
- a CDS encoding AMP-binding protein, protein MADWVDAEQLTLLDLLDRRLAGDPDGPFLDCCGTPYTAAELDAASNRVANALAGLGVGHGSTVATMLENGPAAVLSWFAIHKLGAIAVPVNTALKGPLLRHQLADAAATVLVVQDDLASRPRDVLDTLGTVRHLVIVDGGASGGPGATGPGASGLGATGAVGRGKAAEHSWNDLLTAGDTRPDVLVRPSDLGTIVYTGGTTGPSKGCALSHNYHLSIARQIIASWGRTREDVVWSPLPLFHFNAISCMLTGTLISGGRAAFARRFSVSGFWPEIDRTGATIASLLGSLAVLVAKADDHPRARGSGRPGANTTLRLLTGAPMPPEIDQIYRDRFGIATFSNAYGNTEASLISWLPPGRPGRPGSAGIVNSEAFTVKIFDEDDREVPAGAEGEIVCRPRMPHVMFEGYWRRPEATVAAWRNLWFHTGDIGRIDEDGYLFFVDRKADYMRRRGENISSWELEKVFHQHPEVADVCVHAVASEVGEDEVKATVVLRKGASLTEEALCRWAIDRLPYFAVPRYFEFREELPISRTGRTTKNILRDEGAGPAAWDREAAGVTFERR, encoded by the coding sequence ATGGCCGACTGGGTGGACGCGGAACAGCTCACCCTGCTCGATCTGCTGGACCGCCGGCTGGCCGGCGATCCGGACGGGCCGTTCCTGGACTGCTGCGGCACCCCCTACACCGCCGCGGAGCTGGACGCCGCCTCCAACCGGGTGGCGAACGCCCTGGCGGGGCTGGGCGTCGGGCACGGCTCGACGGTGGCCACCATGCTGGAGAACGGCCCGGCCGCGGTGCTGTCCTGGTTCGCGATCCACAAGCTGGGGGCCATCGCGGTCCCGGTCAACACGGCGCTGAAGGGCCCGCTGCTGCGCCACCAGCTCGCCGACGCCGCGGCCACCGTCCTGGTCGTCCAGGACGACCTGGCGTCCCGGCCGCGGGACGTCCTGGACACCCTCGGCACGGTGCGGCACCTGGTGATCGTGGACGGCGGCGCGAGCGGCGGCCCCGGCGCGACCGGCCCCGGAGCCTCCGGCCTCGGCGCCACCGGAGCCGTGGGCCGGGGCAAGGCGGCCGAGCACTCCTGGAACGATCTGCTCACCGCCGGGGACACCCGCCCGGACGTCCTGGTGCGCCCCTCGGACCTGGGCACCATCGTCTACACGGGAGGCACCACCGGCCCGTCCAAGGGATGCGCGCTCAGCCACAACTACCACCTGTCGATCGCCCGGCAGATCATCGCGTCGTGGGGCAGGACCCGCGAGGACGTGGTGTGGAGCCCCCTGCCGCTGTTCCACTTCAACGCGATCTCCTGCATGCTCACCGGCACGCTGATCAGCGGCGGCCGGGCGGCGTTCGCCCGGCGCTTCTCGGTGTCGGGGTTCTGGCCCGAGATCGACCGCACCGGGGCCACCATCGCCTCGCTGCTGGGGTCGCTGGCCGTGCTGGTGGCCAAGGCGGACGACCATCCGCGGGCCAGGGGGTCGGGACGTCCCGGGGCCAACACGACGCTGCGCCTGCTGACCGGGGCGCCGATGCCCCCGGAGATCGACCAGATCTACCGCGACCGCTTCGGGATCGCCACGTTCAGCAACGCCTACGGCAACACCGAGGCGTCCCTGATCTCGTGGCTGCCCCCGGGGCGGCCGGGCCGGCCCGGCTCGGCGGGCATCGTCAACTCCGAGGCGTTCACCGTGAAGATCTTCGACGAGGACGACCGGGAGGTCCCGGCCGGGGCCGAGGGCGAGATCGTCTGCCGTCCCCGGATGCCGCACGTGATGTTCGAGGGCTACTGGCGCCGCCCCGAGGCCACCGTCGCGGCCTGGCGGAACCTGTGGTTCCACACCGGTGACATCGGCCGGATCGACGAGGACGGCTACCTGTTCTTCGTCGACCGCAAGGCCGACTACATGCGCCGGCGCGGGGAGAACATCTCCAGCTGGGAGCTGGAGAAGGTGTTCCACCAGCATCCGGAGGTCGCCGACGTCTGCGTGCACGCGGTCGCGAGCGAGGTGGGCGAGGACGAGGTCAAGGCCACCGTGGTCCTCCGGAAGGGCGCCTCGCTCACGGAGGAGGCGCTGTGCCGGTGGGCGATCGACCGGCTGCCCTACTTCGCCGTGCCGCGCTACTTCGAATTCCGCGAGGAGCTGCCCATAAGCCGGACCGGCCGTACCACCAAGAACATCCTCAGGGACGAGGGCGCCGGGCCGGCGGCCTGGGACCGCGAGGCCGCCGGCGTGACCTTCGAGCGCCGGTGA
- a CDS encoding TetR/AcrR family transcriptional regulator: MTERSLREQRREQRRALSRDQILDSAEAVFAREGFHQASLREIAERAEFSVGTVYGFFTGKDEIYREIFLRRAAEFMPGMERILASALPPRRQLTELADWQVGFFRRFPRFGRLVLRGGAIAPPLADPPDDGRILENFRASQRMQADLFRRGQEAGELRDGDPMLLARMFTGLISAFQMTELDAEEPSPEAARVSLEQLHRVLEAAFVVGDASASPATGDT, from the coding sequence ATGACCGAGCGCAGTCTGCGGGAGCAGCGCCGAGAACAGCGCCGGGCGCTCAGCCGGGACCAGATCCTCGACTCGGCGGAGGCGGTGTTCGCCCGCGAGGGCTTCCACCAGGCGTCACTGCGCGAGATCGCCGAGCGCGCCGAGTTCTCGGTCGGCACCGTCTACGGCTTCTTCACCGGCAAGGACGAGATCTACCGCGAGATCTTCCTGCGCCGGGCCGCCGAGTTCATGCCCGGCATGGAGCGGATCCTGGCCTCCGCCCTGCCGCCCCGGCGGCAGCTGACCGAGCTCGCCGACTGGCAGGTGGGCTTCTTCCGGCGGTTCCCGCGGTTCGGGCGGCTGGTCCTGCGCGGCGGGGCGATCGCGCCGCCGCTGGCGGACCCGCCCGACGACGGCAGGATCCTGGAGAACTTCCGCGCCTCCCAGCGGATGCAGGCCGACCTGTTCCGCCGCGGCCAGGAGGCCGGCGAGCTGCGGGACGGCGACCCGATGCTGCTGGCCCGGATGTTCACCGGGCTGATCAGCGCCTTCCAGATGACCGAGCTGGACGCGGAGGAGCCCTCCCCCGAGGCCGCGCGAGTGTCGCTGGAGCAGCTGCACCGCGTCCTTGAGGCGGCCTTCGTGGTGGGGGACGCCTCCGCCTCCCCGGCCACCGGCGACACGTGA
- a CDS encoding enoyl-CoA hydratase/isomerase family protein, whose translation MADRTSSSSVPSPVSSSGPSSDPPSVPSPGPSSDLLWRVTPEGVAWLTLNRPRAGNALTGSQRDRVIDLVGAASGDPRVRAIVLTGAGERHFCTGADLSGTGGGPPDPPEGLPERPAGSVARAVANGAQRLVTALLDCEKPIIAAVNGTAAGIGCHIAYASDLVLAADSARFIEVFARRGLVVDGGGAYLLARLVGPQRAKELIFFGDDLPAADAHRLGLVNRVVPAAELAATAAEWAGRLAGGPTVALGLGKRLVNRALDGDRSTALAEEAMAAEINMTSEDGREGLRAFAERRTPRFLGW comes from the coding sequence GTGGCCGACCGCACCTCATCGTCGTCCGTCCCCTCGCCCGTCTCCTCGTCCGGCCCTTCGTCCGACCCACCGTCCGTCCCCTCGCCCGGCCCTTCGTCCGACCTGCTGTGGCGGGTCACGCCCGAGGGGGTCGCTTGGCTGACCCTGAACCGGCCGCGCGCGGGCAACGCCCTCACGGGCTCCCAGCGCGACCGCGTGATCGATCTGGTGGGAGCGGCGAGCGGCGACCCGCGCGTACGGGCGATCGTCCTCACCGGCGCCGGGGAGCGGCACTTCTGCACCGGGGCGGACCTGAGCGGCACCGGCGGCGGGCCGCCGGACCCGCCCGAGGGCCTTCCCGAACGCCCCGCGGGCTCGGTCGCCCGCGCCGTCGCCAACGGCGCGCAGCGGCTCGTCACCGCCCTCCTGGACTGCGAGAAGCCGATCATCGCGGCCGTCAATGGGACGGCCGCGGGCATCGGCTGCCACATCGCCTACGCCAGCGACCTGGTGCTGGCCGCCGACTCGGCCCGGTTCATCGAGGTCTTCGCCCGGCGCGGCCTGGTCGTGGACGGCGGCGGGGCCTACCTGCTGGCCCGGCTGGTCGGCCCGCAGCGCGCCAAGGAGCTGATCTTCTTCGGCGACGACCTGCCCGCCGCGGACGCGCACCGGCTGGGGCTGGTCAACCGGGTCGTCCCCGCCGCGGAGCTGGCCGCGACGGCGGCGGAGTGGGCCGGGCGGCTGGCCGGCGGGCCCACCGTGGCCCTCGGGCTCGGCAAGCGGCTGGTCAACCGGGCGCTGGACGGCGACCGGTCCACGGCACTGGCCGAGGAGGCGATGGCCGCGGAGATCAACATGACCAGCGAGGACGGCCGGGAGGGGCTGCGCGCCTTCGCCGAGCGCCGGACCCCGCGCTTCCTGGGCTGGTGA
- a CDS encoding OB-fold domain-containing protein has translation MRGILGWGAYLPYRRLDRSTIRAVAGTGGGTGHRTVASYDEDTTTMGVAAARDALRGTAARPRAVWFATTVPAYLDKTNATVAHAALRLDRTAAAYDAVGSVHSAMGALRAGLDADGPCLVIASDVRTGLPGGADEAAGGDGAAALLAGSDRDGPVLAERLAWASLTEEFLDRWRIPGAAASRTWEERFGETRYTALGLEAFKLALGDAGLEAGDVATLIVAGPHARAARAVAAGSGVPAVRIADRLDGRAGDTGAAHPGLLLVAELERAAAEGAEAGRIVVLLTLSDGADAVVLRTTGALAAHRPYRPLAEQLEAGAPVAYGTYLAWRGLLPVEPPRRPGPARPSAPAAARNRDWKFGLVGSRGEDGTVRLPPSPLDAARHPMAGETGTVAALTVDRLAHSPSPPVVFAVVDFDGGGRLPVELTDVDESGIAVGDRIEMTFRRLFTADGVHNYFWKGRPARGAGQAAPDGEGTG, from the coding sequence ATGCGCGGAATCCTGGGATGGGGCGCGTACCTGCCCTACCGGCGGCTGGACCGCTCGACGATCCGGGCGGTGGCCGGGACCGGCGGCGGCACCGGCCACCGCACCGTGGCCTCCTACGACGAGGACACCACCACCATGGGCGTCGCCGCGGCGCGCGACGCCCTGCGCGGCACGGCGGCACGCCCGCGGGCCGTGTGGTTCGCCACCACCGTCCCCGCCTATCTCGACAAGACCAACGCCACGGTCGCGCACGCGGCGCTCCGCCTGGACCGCACCGCCGCGGCCTACGACGCGGTCGGCTCGGTGCACTCGGCGATGGGAGCGCTGCGCGCCGGGCTCGACGCGGACGGGCCGTGCCTGGTGATCGCCTCCGACGTGCGCACCGGGCTGCCCGGCGGCGCCGACGAGGCCGCCGGGGGCGACGGCGCGGCGGCGCTGCTGGCCGGCTCGGACCGGGACGGGCCGGTGCTCGCCGAACGGCTCGCCTGGGCGTCGCTGACCGAGGAGTTCCTGGACCGCTGGCGGATCCCGGGCGCCGCCGCGTCGCGGACCTGGGAGGAACGCTTCGGCGAGACCCGCTACACCGCCCTCGGGCTGGAGGCGTTCAAGCTCGCCCTCGGCGACGCGGGGCTGGAGGCCGGCGACGTCGCCACGCTGATCGTGGCCGGGCCGCACGCCCGCGCCGCCCGCGCGGTCGCCGCCGGCTCCGGCGTGCCGGCCGTGCGGATCGCCGACCGGCTCGACGGCCGGGCCGGTGACACCGGGGCCGCCCACCCGGGCCTGCTCCTGGTGGCCGAGCTGGAACGCGCGGCGGCCGAGGGGGCGGAGGCGGGACGGATCGTGGTCCTGCTGACCCTGTCCGACGGCGCCGACGCGGTCGTCCTGCGGACCACCGGCGCGCTCGCCGCGCACCGGCCGTACCGCCCGCTGGCGGAGCAGCTGGAGGCCGGGGCGCCGGTCGCCTACGGCACCTACCTCGCCTGGCGGGGCCTCCTGCCGGTCGAGCCGCCGCGCCGTCCCGGACCGGCCCGGCCGTCGGCGCCTGCGGCGGCGCGCAACCGCGACTGGAAGTTCGGCCTGGTCGGCTCCCGCGGCGAGGACGGCACGGTGCGGCTGCCCCCCTCGCCCCTGGACGCCGCGCGCCACCCGATGGCCGGGGAGACCGGCACGGTCGCGGCCCTCACCGTGGACCGGCTCGCCCACTCGCCCAGCCCGCCCGTGGTGTTCGCGGTCGTGGACTTCGACGGCGGGGGCCGGCTGCCGGTCGAGCTGACCGACGTCGACGAGTCCGGGATCGCGGTCGGCGACCGGATCGAGATGACCTTCCGGCGGCTGTTCACCGCCGACGGCGTCCACAACTACTTCTGGAAGGGACGGCCCGCGCGCGGTGCGGGACAGGCCGCGCCGGACGGGGAAGGGACCGGCTGA
- a CDS encoding enoyl-CoA hydratase/isomerase family protein encodes MNDGPVGLEGDDLGTPYLRFERRGALAWCVIDRPDSRNALTSAMYFGVRRAVDLVNRDPALAALIITGTGDVFVPGGELRGREPDRWLDFPDLLGNDCTPFEAIRRSAKPVVSAVNGLAQGGGLLIAMLSDVAVAGESVTVRAPELFRGIADTGYAAYLPAQIGIARARDMLLTGRVVTAREAESWGMFTRVVPDGEVLAAAEEVAIQICRTAPQARLQIKRIVNDNYDRVDRMTFDALLFNAEMREGARAFAERRDPDWVPPDFRTGGRL; translated from the coding sequence ATGAACGACGGTCCCGTGGGGCTGGAGGGCGACGACCTCGGAACCCCCTACCTGCGCTTCGAGCGGCGCGGCGCGCTGGCCTGGTGCGTCATCGACCGGCCCGATTCGCGCAACGCCCTCACCAGCGCCATGTACTTCGGCGTGCGCCGGGCCGTCGACCTGGTCAACCGCGATCCCGCCCTGGCCGCGCTGATCATCACCGGTACCGGCGACGTGTTCGTCCCCGGCGGCGAGCTGCGCGGCCGGGAGCCCGACCGGTGGCTGGACTTCCCCGACCTGCTCGGCAACGACTGCACCCCGTTCGAGGCGATCCGGCGTTCGGCCAAGCCGGTGGTCTCGGCCGTGAACGGCCTGGCCCAGGGCGGCGGGCTGCTGATCGCGATGCTCTCGGACGTCGCCGTGGCGGGGGAGAGCGTGACGGTCCGGGCGCCGGAGCTGTTCCGGGGCATCGCCGACACCGGCTACGCCGCCTACCTGCCCGCGCAGATCGGCATCGCCAGGGCCCGGGACATGCTGCTCACCGGGCGGGTGGTGACGGCGCGGGAGGCCGAGAGCTGGGGCATGTTCACCCGGGTCGTCCCGGACGGGGAGGTCCTGGCCGCGGCCGAGGAGGTCGCGATCCAGATCTGCCGTACCGCGCCGCAGGCCAGGCTGCAGATCAAGCGGATCGTCAACGACAACTACGACCGTGTCGACCGGATGACCTTCGACGCGCTGCTGTTCAACGCGGAGATGCGCGAGGGCGCCCGGGCGTTCGCCGAGCGGCGCGACCCGGACTGGGTGCCACCGGATTTCCGTACCGGCGGCAGGCTCTGA
- a CDS encoding acyl-CoA dehydrogenase family protein: MDLTMSADQRDLRAGLRDYLDDHWTPGRLRSVADAPALDREDWSALAELGVFGLELPEERGGAGLGLADAAIVFEELGRALVPGPLVATFLAAGMVGGVSDGGAVVTALDTAGPVPVVEHLDAATHVVLIGDDGLHLVPSGALRAAPAAAPLDPLTPVRRVTGPPPPGERIGTAADAARWRSRGAVLTAALQVGVAQGALDLAVRYAGEREQFGRAVGSFQAVKHLLADSLVRVDLARAAVWTAALTLDDPHGDERGDERGSERGDDPGEAVASAKILADDAASANGRCCVQVHGGMGFTWEVTAHLYLKRAWLLETCHGTAGEHARRLAEAL; this comes from the coding sequence ATGGACCTGACGATGAGCGCGGACCAGCGCGATCTGCGCGCGGGCCTGCGCGACTACCTGGACGACCACTGGACTCCCGGCCGGCTGCGGTCGGTCGCCGACGCGCCCGCCCTGGACCGCGAGGACTGGAGCGCCCTGGCCGAGCTGGGCGTGTTCGGTCTGGAACTGCCCGAGGAACGGGGCGGCGCGGGCCTCGGCCTGGCCGACGCGGCGATCGTCTTCGAGGAGCTGGGCCGGGCCCTGGTCCCCGGCCCGCTGGTGGCGACGTTCCTGGCGGCCGGGATGGTCGGCGGCGTTTCGGACGGCGGCGCCGTCGTCACCGCCCTGGACACGGCCGGCCCCGTGCCGGTGGTGGAGCACCTGGACGCGGCCACGCACGTCGTGCTGATCGGTGACGACGGCCTCCACCTGGTCCCGTCCGGGGCACTGCGGGCCGCTCCCGCCGCGGCGCCGCTCGACCCGCTGACCCCGGTCCGGCGGGTGACCGGCCCGCCCCCGCCGGGGGAGCGGATCGGGACCGCGGCGGACGCGGCGCGGTGGCGGTCGCGGGGCGCCGTCCTCACGGCGGCGCTGCAGGTGGGCGTGGCCCAGGGGGCGCTCGACCTGGCCGTCCGGTACGCGGGGGAGCGGGAGCAGTTCGGCCGGGCCGTCGGGTCGTTCCAGGCGGTCAAGCACCTGCTCGCCGACTCCCTCGTCCGGGTGGACCTGGCCCGTGCCGCGGTGTGGACGGCGGCGCTGACCCTGGACGATCCCCACGGAGACGAGCGCGGAGACGAGCGCGGAAGCGAGCGCGGAGACGATCCCGGTGAGGCGGTCGCGTCCGCCAAGATCCTGGCGGACGACGCGGCCTCGGCGAACGGGCGCTGCTGCGTCCAGGTGCACGGGGGGATGGGGTTCACCTGGGAGGTGACCGCCCACCTGTACCTCAAGCGCGCCTGGCTGCTGGAGACCTGCCACGGTACGGCCGGCGAGCACGCGCGGCGCCTGGCGGAGGCCCTCTGA
- a CDS encoding acyl-CoA dehydrogenase family protein, translating into MDLRPTDREIAFRDRLRAWLAEVLPTLPPAPRRDDLPARRRYDTAWQRRLFDAGYAGVDWPSEHGGLGASPTEQLIFLEETARARAPYVGANFVGLLHAGPTLIVEGTAEQRARHLPRILRGEEVWCQGFSEPDAGSDLAALRTSAVRDGDCYVVTGRKIWTSHAEVADHCELLVRTDPGAPRHKGITWLILPMDAPGVRVRPLRTAVGTGEFSELVLDGVRVPASHRVGPENDGWRVAMVTFSFERGTAFIGDVIESRNILREIAAAARATPDRGGGTLWDDAALRRDVGRLIAEVNGLWALIRKNVSEASAGMVPVQGASVFKLRFTENRQRIADLAGHVLGRASLALDGLPGPDGRARGHLVEDRVNTLSFTIAAGTSQIQRNILAERALGLPKEPRWT; encoded by the coding sequence GTGGACCTGCGACCGACCGACCGAGAGATCGCCTTCCGGGACCGGCTGCGGGCGTGGCTGGCCGAGGTCCTGCCGACCCTGCCCCCGGCGCCCCGCCGCGACGACCTGCCCGCCCGCCGCCGCTACGACACCGCCTGGCAGCGGCGGCTGTTCGACGCCGGGTACGCCGGTGTCGACTGGCCCTCCGAGCACGGCGGGCTGGGCGCCTCGCCGACCGAGCAACTGATCTTCCTGGAGGAGACCGCCCGCGCCCGGGCCCCCTACGTGGGCGCCAACTTCGTCGGGCTCCTGCACGCCGGCCCGACGCTCATCGTCGAGGGCACCGCCGAGCAGCGCGCGCGGCACCTCCCGCGCATCCTGCGCGGTGAGGAGGTGTGGTGCCAGGGCTTCTCGGAGCCGGACGCCGGCTCCGACCTGGCCGCCCTGCGGACCTCCGCCGTCCGCGACGGGGACTGCTACGTCGTCACCGGCCGCAAGATCTGGACCTCGCACGCGGAGGTCGCCGACCACTGCGAGCTGCTGGTGCGCACCGACCCCGGCGCGCCCCGGCACAAGGGGATCACCTGGCTGATCCTGCCCATGGACGCCCCGGGGGTGCGGGTCCGCCCGCTGCGGACGGCCGTCGGGACCGGCGAGTTCTCCGAACTGGTCCTGGACGGGGTCCGGGTCCCGGCGTCCCACCGCGTGGGGCCCGAGAACGACGGCTGGCGGGTGGCCATGGTGACCTTCTCCTTCGAGCGCGGCACCGCCTTCATCGGCGACGTGATCGAGTCGCGCAACATCCTGCGGGAGATCGCCGCCGCCGCCCGCGCCACCCCGGACCGGGGCGGCGGCACCCTGTGGGACGACGCCGCGCTGCGCCGCGACGTGGGCCGGCTGATCGCCGAGGTGAACGGGCTGTGGGCGCTCATCCGCAAGAACGTGTCGGAGGCGTCGGCGGGCATGGTCCCCGTCCAGGGCGCCTCGGTCTTCAAGCTGCGGTTCACCGAGAACCGCCAGCGGATCGCCGATCTGGCCGGGCACGTCCTCGGGCGCGCGTCGCTCGCGCTGGACGGGCTGCCGGGGCCGGACGGTCGGGCGCGCGGGCACCTCGTCGAGGACCGGGTCAACACGCTGTCGTTCACGATCGCCGCGGGCACCTCGCAGATCCAGCGGAACATCCTGGCCGAGCGCGCCCTCGGACTGCCGAAGGAGCCCCGATGGACCTGA
- a CDS encoding CaiB/BaiF CoA transferase family protein yields the protein MGTGETAGASASPVPPSGGPLDGVRVLALEQMQALPYATQLLARLGADVVKIEPPGRGDSGRASLPAMTDPRGRRVGATFLRNNLGKRSVCVNLKDPRGRELVLGLAPRFDVIAENSRAGAMRRLGLGYEDIAAVHPAGVYVSVSGFGNTVPTPYGGRPAFAPVVEAMSGIYEMKRRGGDPPAVAPVGALGDIGAALFAAVGVLAALRHRDATGRGQYVDIAMLDSVIAMTDIVTNLWSMGLRKGELGPLILHGFRAADGWFVLQVGREEHFARLAGLVGRPEWTADPRLATRQGWVDHLEDVLRPAIEGWAARLTKAEACAALAAAGIAAGPCLGEEEVVADPHVAARGMLVEVSRTDGVEQPVLVPGNPVRMSAAPAREEHRPPWLGEHTAAVLGGELGLSAAEIEALRADGVVA from the coding sequence ATGGGAACCGGTGAGACGGCCGGCGCCTCCGCGTCCCCCGTGCCGCCCTCGGGCGGGCCCTTGGACGGGGTGCGCGTCCTGGCGCTCGAACAGATGCAGGCACTCCCCTACGCCACGCAGCTGCTGGCCCGGCTCGGAGCGGACGTGGTGAAGATCGAGCCCCCGGGCCGCGGCGACTCCGGCCGCGCCTCGCTCCCGGCCATGACCGATCCGCGGGGCCGCCGCGTGGGGGCGACATTCCTCCGCAACAACCTGGGCAAGCGCAGCGTCTGCGTGAACCTGAAGGACCCGCGGGGCCGCGAGCTGGTCCTGGGCCTCGCCCCGCGGTTCGACGTCATCGCCGAGAACTCCAGGGCCGGCGCGATGCGGCGGCTCGGCCTCGGGTACGAGGACATCGCCGCGGTGCATCCGGCGGGCGTCTACGTCTCGGTCTCGGGCTTCGGCAACACCGTGCCGACCCCCTACGGGGGCCGGCCGGCCTTCGCGCCCGTCGTCGAGGCGATGTCGGGGATCTACGAGATGAAGCGGCGCGGCGGCGACCCGCCGGCCGTGGCCCCGGTCGGCGCGCTCGGGGACATCGGCGCCGCGCTGTTCGCGGCGGTCGGGGTCCTCGCCGCCCTCCGGCACCGCGATGCCACCGGCCGCGGCCAGTACGTCGACATCGCCATGCTCGACTCGGTGATCGCCATGACCGACATCGTCACCAACCTGTGGTCCATGGGGCTGCGCAAGGGCGAGCTGGGGCCGCTCATCCTGCACGGGTTCCGTGCCGCCGACGGCTGGTTCGTGCTCCAGGTCGGACGCGAGGAGCACTTCGCGCGGCTGGCCGGGCTCGTCGGGCGCCCCGAATGGACCGCCGACCCCCGGCTCGCCACCCGCCAGGGATGGGTCGACCACCTGGAGGACGTGCTGCGGCCGGCGATCGAGGGCTGGGCCGCCCGCCTGACCAAGGCCGAGGCGTGCGCGGCGCTGGCGGCGGCGGGCATCGCCGCCGGGCCGTGCCTCGGCGAGGAGGAGGTGGTCGCCGACCCCCACGTCGCCGCCCGCGGCATGCTGGTGGAGGTGTCGCGCACCGACGGGGTGGAGCAGCCCGTGCTGGTGCCGGGCAACCCGGTCAGGATGAGCGCCGCGCCCGCGCGGGAGGAGCACCGGCCCCCCTGGCTGGGCGAGCACACCGCCGCCGTGCTGGGCGGCGAGCTGGGGCTGAGCGCGGCCGAGATCGAAGCCCTGCGCGCGGACGGCGTCGTCGCCTGA
- a CDS encoding acetyl-CoA acetyltransferase, whose product MPSHGIRDRVAIVGMGCTRFAEHWDKGVDELLLDAAGEAFASAGVTRDDVDAYWLGTAQSGMSGMTLSRPLRLRGKPVTRVENYCATGSEALRQAAYAVASGAYDVAMAIGVEKVKDSGYQGLNAFPIPDDGTQRTLTAAAMFSMVAPAYARRYGVSETEMRTVLARIAAKNHANGARNPRAQFRKEMPVERLRAMPAVAGGLSVFDCAGVADGAAAAVLVRAEDAARYTGRPLLIKALSLVAGDGSGVTDPSYDYTSFPEVAASAADAYAQAGVTAPREELAMAEVHDCFTPTELVLTEDLGLADRGTAWKRVLSGDFDRDGELPVNPDGGLKAFGHPVGASGLRMMFEAWLQLRGEAPPERRISTSGSRSLALTHNLGGYPGEMVSFVSIVGTS is encoded by the coding sequence ATGCCCTCGCACGGGATCAGGGACCGCGTCGCCATCGTCGGGATGGGGTGCACGCGCTTCGCCGAGCACTGGGACAAGGGCGTCGACGAGCTGCTGCTGGACGCGGCCGGCGAGGCGTTCGCCTCGGCCGGGGTGACCAGGGACGACGTCGACGCGTACTGGCTCGGCACGGCCCAGTCGGGCATGAGCGGCATGACCCTGTCGCGCCCGCTGCGGCTCCGGGGCAAGCCGGTCACCCGAGTGGAGAACTACTGCGCCACCGGTTCGGAGGCCCTGCGCCAGGCCGCGTACGCCGTCGCCAGCGGCGCGTACGACGTGGCCATGGCGATCGGCGTGGAGAAGGTGAAGGACTCGGGCTACCAGGGGCTCAACGCGTTCCCCATCCCGGACGACGGCACGCAGCGGACGCTGACGGCGGCGGCCATGTTCTCCATGGTCGCCCCCGCCTACGCCCGGCGCTACGGCGTGAGCGAGACCGAGATGCGCACCGTACTGGCCCGCATCGCCGCCAAGAACCACGCCAACGGCGCGCGCAACCCCAGGGCGCAGTTCCGCAAGGAGATGCCGGTGGAACGCCTCCGCGCGATGCCGGCCGTGGCGGGCGGGCTGTCGGTGTTCGACTGCGCCGGGGTCGCCGACGGCGCCGCGGCGGCCGTGCTGGTGCGGGCCGAGGACGCCGCCCGCTACACCGGCCGGCCGCTCCTGATCAAGGCGCTGTCCCTCGTCGCCGGTGACGGCTCGGGGGTGACCGACCCCTCCTACGACTACACGTCGTTCCCCGAGGTGGCCGCCTCGGCGGCGGACGCCTACGCGCAGGCGGGCGTCACCGCGCCGCGGGAGGAGCTGGCCATGGCCGAGGTGCACGACTGCTTCACCCCGACGGAGCTGGTCCTCACCGAGGATCTCGGCCTGGCCGACCGGGGGACGGCGTGGAAGCGGGTGCTGTCCGGAGACTTCGACCGCGACGGCGAACTGCCCGTCAACCCCGACGGGGGCCTGAAGGCGTTCGGCCATCCGGTGGGCGCCTCCGGCCTGCGCATGATGTTCGAGGCATGGCTGCAACTGCGCGGCGAGGCGCCGCCGGAGCGGCGGATCTCGACCTCGGGCTCGCGCTCCCTGGCGCTCACGCACAACCTCGGCGGTTACCCGGGAGAGATGGTCAGCTTCGTCTCCATCGTGGGCACCTCCTGA